A region from the Bremerella sp. JC817 genome encodes:
- a CDS encoding DUF1501 domain-containing protein, protein MPSRIGYLPEESYLYRFLDARETLNFYGQLFNMPADVRQKRVAMTHQGSAFTCVLAGGGLNHCGAYGVTDELSKKIVENPVSVPDFFATIHA, encoded by the coding sequence TTGCCGAGTCGCATCGGGTATCTGCCGGAAGAGTCGTACCTCTACCGCTTTCTGGATGCCCGCGAAACGCTGAACTTCTATGGCCAGCTGTTCAACATGCCAGCCGACGTTCGCCAGAAACGCGTGGCGATGACCCATCAAGGTTCGGCCTTTACTTGTGTGCTGGCTGGCGGCGGATTGAATCACTGCGGTGCGTATGGCGTGACCGACGAACTTTCTAAGAAGATCGTCGAAAACCCCGTTTCGGTGCCCGACTTCTTCGCAACGATTCACGC